TCCCGGGATCAAAGCAAGTTTTATGGTGGCGGGCCACATTATGGGAGCTAGCCTCGTTCTCGTTGAACTTGAGAACGCCCGGCCTGACGGCAGCTCGATCAGATTTCTTTTCTCCGGCGATCTGGGGCACTATGACCAGCCGATAGTGAAGGATCCTGCTCCGCCGCCTGATTGTGACTATTTAATGTGCGAATCAACCTATGGCGATCGTTTGCATGGCGAGATAGATTCGGAAACACAGATGGCCAGAATCATCAACGAGGCAGCCAGACGCGGCGGGGCGATCCTGATACCGGCCTTCGCTGTTGGGCGGACGCAGGAAGTCCTCTACATGATCCGGGAATTGGAAGAGCAGAAACGGATCCCGGTCCTGCCAGTCATCGTCGATTCGCCGATGGCGGCCCAGGCAACGCAGGTATACAACCGCTGGCACGAGGAACACGACCGCGAATATGCCTCGATTCTTGCCCATAAACGCCATCCGCTTCGAACCGGCTCGATGAGTACGGCGTCGAGCCGCGACGAATCGAAAAAGCTTAACCAATTGCAGGGAGCCAGGATCATCATCTCGGCCTCAGGTATGCTGACCGGCGGCCGAGTGCTGCATCATGCCATGCGAGTGCTGCAAGACGAAAACGCCACGATTGTCTTTGTCGGGTATCAGGCATCTGGAACGACCGGTCGACGAGTTCAGGAAGGTGAACGCGAAGTTAAAATCATGAAACACTGGATACCGGTGCGATGCCATGTTGAAAAGGTCGAAGGTTTTTCGGCGCATGCTGATTGGAAAGCCGTGCTGCAATGGCTCAGCGGCCTTCGCAGCGAACCGAAAATGGTATTCACGACCCATGGGGAACCCGAGGCAGCCGAGGCAATGGCAGGCCATATTCGCGAGCGTTTTGCCTGGAATGTAATCGTGCCTCAGTACGGCGACGTTGTCGAACTGGTCTGATGAAATACGTCGAAACACCGCCGTCACTGCGTTTGGCCGACCTGGTCAAGTGCTTCTGGTCGCTCGAATATTCTCCTTCGGGAGCAGGGGAACCGGAGCCGGTCGTGCCGGATGGCTGTATTGAGATCATCTTTAATCTGGCAGACAGGTTTAGGCGTTACCATGCAAGCGGACTGGTGGAAACGCAGGCGGCGAGCCTGATTGCCGGGCAGATGCACCGGAGCATTTTGATCGGCCCAACGGGAAACGTCCATTTGTTTGGTATCCGTTTTAAACCGGCGGGTGCGTTTCCGTTCTTTAGATTTGGGATGAGCGATCTGGTGGATCGGGTCGAGTCGTTAAGAGCGGTTTGGGGCGGCGATATTTCCCGGATCGAGGATCAGTTGGCAAGTGCGAATAGTTTTCAGGAACGCGTCGTGATCGCCGAATCGCTTCTGGTTGAACGGCTTAGCGATAAACAGACTTTCGATCCTTGGCTCAGCAATGCCGTTGAGTTGATCTCAAATTGCTGCGGCAAATCACCGATCTCGAAAATCGCCCGGGATGTCGGTATCAGCGAACGCGGGCTGGAGCGGCGATTCCGCCAGTCGGTCGGGCTGACGCCGAAGATGTTCTCGCGGATCGTGCGTTTCCAACGTGTGCTGAAAGCGATCGAGCATTCGAAAAACCCTGCAATTATCGACACCGCGTTAGAATTTGGATACTACGACCAATCGCATCTTATCCACGATTTTCGCCAGTTTTCCGATACGACGCCCGCGGCATTTCTCGAGCGGGCTCGAGGAATAACGGACGTATTCGTGAGCGGGGATTAGGTTGTCGGATTTTTCCAATACGTTTGGTTCTGCTTTGGATACCGTGAATAGTTGAGGAACTAACCACGACGGTATTTTAAGGAAAAAGGGAACTTATGAGAAAGAGCACAGCTATTCTACTGGCAATTTTTGCGTTCGGAACTTTTGTTCATTCACAGGAGAAGCCGACGATAAGGGCTCTCGCGTTCATTTCGGGCTGTTGGGAGATCAACGATCCGGCACGTAAACGGCTAGTCACAGAACAGTGGATGTCGCCGGTCGGCAACGCAATGATGGGGATGTCGCGAACCGTTCGGAACGATAGAATGGGGGCTTTCGAGTACCTCAGGATCGTTGAGGACGAGAGCGGGATCAACTACATTTCGAAGCCCTCGCAAAATAAAGAAGAGACCGCTTTCAAGCTTGTCAAGTGGGCGGCGAACGAGGCGACTTTTGAGAATCCCGCCCACGATTTTCCCCAGCGGATCATTTACAAGCTCGCAGGCCCCGATAGACTGGCTGCGAGGATCGAGGGAACGATGAACGGCAAGGCCGGAGCGGTGGATTTTCCCATGACGCGTGCGAAGTGCGGTTAGGTCGAAGGGATCTGGCGTTTGTCGGCTATGTTTCCAAGAGATTGGTAGAGTTATTTTGCAGATAGGTCAAAGGTGTATTCGACCGAGTTTCGCCGGTTTTTTTGGCTGGATCGAGCGAGTTCCGGCTCTGACTGTGGCAACGTCTGTGACATCCGGG
This sequence is a window from Acidobacteriota bacterium. Protein-coding genes within it:
- a CDS encoding MBL fold metallo-hydrolase encodes the protein MAKISFYGGVGTVTGSKYLLEHNNQKILIDCGLFQGHKELRERNWQDPPFDAREIDAVIITHAHIDHTGWLPRLVKLGFRGEVTTSRATGDLLKILLPDSARLQEEEADYRNRHALTSHTPALPLYDEDDARATLQKIRPVPNDGQPYEICPGIKASFMVAGHIMGASLVLVELENARPDGSSIRFLFSGDLGHYDQPIVKDPAPPPDCDYLMCESTYGDRLHGEIDSETQMARIINEAARRGGAILIPAFAVGRTQEVLYMIRELEEQKRIPVLPVIVDSPMAAQATQVYNRWHEEHDREYASILAHKRHPLRTGSMSTASSRDESKKLNQLQGARIIISASGMLTGGRVLHHAMRVLQDENATIVFVGYQASGTTGRRVQEGEREVKIMKHWIPVRCHVEKVEGFSAHADWKAVLQWLSGLRSEPKMVFTTHGEPEAAEAMAGHIRERFAWNVIVPQYGDVVELV
- a CDS encoding AraC family transcriptional regulator, which gives rise to MKYVETPPSLRLADLVKCFWSLEYSPSGAGEPEPVVPDGCIEIIFNLADRFRRYHASGLVETQAASLIAGQMHRSILIGPTGNVHLFGIRFKPAGAFPFFRFGMSDLVDRVESLRAVWGGDISRIEDQLASANSFQERVVIAESLLVERLSDKQTFDPWLSNAVELISNCCGKSPISKIARDVGISERGLERRFRQSVGLTPKMFSRIVRFQRVLKAIEHSKNPAIIDTALEFGYYDQSHLIHDFRQFSDTTPAAFLERARGITDVFVSGD